Sequence from the Propionispora vibrioides genome:
TTGATATCATCAAAATACAAGTTTGCTTCATCATATTAAGGAATAATTATTTGCTATTAACTACTATAACTATTCTACTTCTTGAAGCAATTCGATATTATCAAAGTATATTGGACCTTCATATTTGAACATATTAGCAACAAGATTAATATCAAGTTCACTCTTATTTTTAGATTGTCCTTCAAAAACATTAGTAACTTGTAACTTTACATATTCTTTTCCATTGAAAGTAACAGTAGGCAATTGACCTATATATGCATTATTTTGATCTACACCACATTTTACCCAGCCTGGGGCAACAACCGCATAAGGTCTTAATTGAACATGAGCTGCTAATCCGTCTTTAGGAATATAAATATCATATTTAACGCCTTCATATGGAGTTAAATCTAAAGATTTATTAGCTATCCTAAGTTCTTCCCAATCAGAGCGACCTGGGAAATTAACATCTAGTTCTACGGACCCATTACCAACTTCTTTATTATATTTTACGGCATAAATATCTGATTGATATGTGCCGTTTTGATCCCAGCCATTTAAACCATTGCTGAAGTCAAACGTTTTGACAGTAACCAATTTGCCTGTTTTGTTTTTAACATTTATTATATCTGATGTAGTTGCTGAAGTACCATCTTTAAATTGAACTGTAGCCGAAACAGGCATCTTACCATTTTTTTCTTTGGAAACATCTAGGTCATACGTGTATAACCCTTCATCTTCTTTCATTATGATATTTTTCTTTTTAGGTGTTGAAAACATTACTTTACTTATTTCTTTGCCATATGATATGACCTTAACTTCTACAAAAGCAGTATCTTTCGTTCTTTCATTTTTACTTGGTGCAGTTATATAAATATGGGGAGTTCTTGTTACAGTTTCACCATTCATCAATTTTGCATTTTCTTCGAAAATTTTAACGGTAGATGCATTTTCTTTCTTATTATATACAATTCTCAGACTATCGTTATTAGGATAAAGTCCCTCAGCATCAGGAGTTAAGTCGTCAATGCCTGTTAACAGCCAGAACATACTTCCACTATAGCCAAGCTGATATGCTAAGTCATTCCAAGTCTGATATGCATAATCACGATTGGTAACACTTGTATCTAATACTCCATATTCTTCAAAAACGACAGGTTTGTTAGCAGCTTTCGCTAAATCAGCGTGAGCTTTTAACCAAGCAGAACCCGATTTCACACCATCTTTCCAAGGATCACCCCAATAATCAGGATATAAATGTACAGTACCATAGTCAATCGTTGGTAATGTAATCATTTTGCCCCAATCAAGACCTTTTGAACCATTATATTCTAAAATAGTGCTTTTGGAATCTTTTATAAATCCTTCTTCACCTAATGCTACAAGATGCTTATTATCAATGGACTTAACGTATTCACTCATTTCTTTTGTCCAGTTAAAAAGTGTATTACCGGATGGGTCAGATTCACAACGAGCTTCGTTAGTTAATTCCCATGTCATAATTGTAGGATCATCCATATACTTTACACCAGTATAGGAGTTCA
This genomic interval carries:
- a CDS encoding cellulase family glycosylhydrolase, encoding MKRRSFVSLIMLALCLFSIMTSKSVALANDSNEQNSNFVTRQGDKLMLNGKEFRFSGTNNYYFHYRSNAMIDDVMDNASKMGLKVIRCWGFIDGTGEAKTTVPKIEMQPSMGQYGESGFERLDYAIKKANEKGIKLVIVLVNNWDDFGGMNAYVNWVKDPKRHDGFYTNETIKSAYKAYVKHMLNRVNSYTGVKYMDDPTIMTWELTNEARCESDPSGNTLFNWTKEMSEYVKSIDNKHLVALGEEGFIKDSKSTILEYNGSKGLDWGKMITLPTIDYGTVHLYPDYWGDPWKDGVKSGSAWLKAHADLAKAANKPVVFEEYGVLDTSVTNRDYAYQTWNDLAYQLGYSGSMFWLLTGIDDLTPDAEGLYPNNDSLRIVYNKKENASTVKIFEENAKLMNGETVTRTPHIYITAPSKNERTKDTAFVEVKVISYGKEISKVMFSTPKKKNIIMKEDEGLYTYDLDVSKEKNGKMPVSATVQFKDGTSATTSDIINVKNKTGKLVTVKTFDFSNGLNGWDQNGTYQSDIYAVKYNKEVGNGSVELDVNFPGRSDWEELRIANKSLDLTPYEGVKYDIYIPKDGLAAHVQLRPYAVVAPGWVKCGVDQNNAYIGQLPTVTFNGKEYVKLQVTNVFEGQSKNKSELDINLVANMFKYEGPIYFDNIELLQEVE